In the Ictalurus punctatus breed USDA103 chromosome 7, Coco_2.0, whole genome shotgun sequence genome, one interval contains:
- the LOC128633113 gene encoding high affinity immunoglobulin gamma Fc receptor I-like yields MCSLRFVHMRTLRLSVHIAVAAPSAGESPPVSLIINPSRTQHFSNDSFSLSCEDQNKSTGWRVRRYTHSELVFDCSQWGSVSGSTCNISFLSTSDTGVYWCESESGENSNPVNITVHDGDVILESPVHPVTEGHPLTLRCLYHNTNSSNLRADFYEDGSVLQNQTTGEMIIYNVSKSDEGFYHCKHPERGESLKSWVSVRGPSGVEAPFSVLMLISSVVTASPYLLVTIILLVKCYRARVHTDEERIENAVIEE; encoded by the exons ATGTGCTCGCTCAGGTTCGTGCACATGCGCACCCTCCGTCTCTCCGTGCACATCGCTGTCGCAGCACCATCTGCTG GTGAATCTCCTCCAGTCTCTCTGATAATCAATCCCAGCAGAACTCAACACTTTAGTAATGACTCTTTCTCACTGAGCTGTGAGGACCAGAATAAATCTACTGGATGGAGAGTGAGacgatacacacacagtgagttaGTGTTCGATTGTTCACAGTGGGGATCAGTTTCAGGATCTACATGTAATATCAGCTTTCTCTCCACATCCGACACTGGAGTTTACTGGTGTGAGTCTGAATCTGGAGAAAACAGtaatcctgtcaacatcacagtgcatg ATGGGGATGTGATCCTGGAGAGTCCTGTCCATCCTGTGACTGAGGGACATCCTCTGACTCTACGCTGTTTATATCACAACACAAATTCCTCAAACCTCCGAGCTGATTTCTATGAAGATGGATCAGTTCTCCAGAATCAGACAACAGGAGAGATGATCATCTATAATGTCTCAAAGTCAGATGAaggtttctaccactgtaaacacccagagagaggagagtcactGAAAAGCTGGGTCTCAGTCAGAG GTCCATCAGGTGTAGAAGCTCCATTCTCAGTGCTCATGCTGATCAGTAGTGTAGTGACGGCCTCTCCGTATCTGCTGGTGACCATCATTCTGCTGGTCAAATGTTACAGAGCTCGAG TTCACACTGATGAAGAGAGGATTGAGAATGCAGTCATAGAGGAGTGA